In Clostridium sp. SY8519, one genomic interval encodes:
- a CDS encoding GntR family transcriptional regulator: MYIQIDFESDEALYMQLRNQIIYGIATGQFSEGDALPSVRQLADTIGINMHTVNKAYASLRAEGLLRMDRRRGAVIAVDVDKLAAMDELQDEMQVTVAKAICKGISREETHQLIDKIFDRYYGK; encoded by the coding sequence ATGTACATACAGATAGATTTTGAAAGCGATGAGGCACTGTATATGCAGCTGCGCAATCAGATCATTTACGGAATCGCGACCGGACAGTTTTCAGAGGGCGACGCGCTTCCTTCGGTCAGACAGCTGGCAGATACCATCGGGATCAACATGCACACAGTGAACAAAGCATATGCTTCTCTGCGCGCGGAAGGACTTCTCCGCATGGATCGGAGAAGAGGCGCGGTAATCGCTGTGGATGTGGACAAACTGGCCGCCATGGATGAACTGCAGGATGAGATGCAGGTGACAGTGGCCAAAGCTATATGCAAGGGAATCAGCAGAGAGGAAACCCATCAGCTGATTGA
- a CDS encoding alpha/beta hydrolase yields MKKGKSSLTGTVMREVIARVTADNLIGQKLKNGELRKNLNLHEPEWKVPEHFSHRIIAGRNCRLELLEAEEINDRMVLLQLHGGGYVAGMRNAYRDFAVAYSRLGRGISVLTPDYRVGPDHPYPAALEDAIYAYNWLIDRGWFPEEIIVAGDSAGGGLAMCLCHYLKRQNRKLPGGLIAMSPWTDMTASGESYVLNYHNDPLFGNTQDSMLYNREYSQANDLTNPFLSPLYGDFHGFPPMLIQVGSYEMLLSDSELVAEKAKKSGVKVRLSIYDGMFHVFQMAMRMMPESRRAWAEIGRYLEIMMPE; encoded by the coding sequence ATGAAGAAAGGAAAAAGCAGTCTGACCGGTACGGTCATGCGGGAGGTGATTGCCCGGGTGACAGCGGACAATCTGATCGGACAGAAACTGAAAAACGGAGAACTACGGAAAAATCTGAATCTGCATGAGCCGGAATGGAAAGTGCCGGAGCATTTTTCCCATCGGATCATTGCAGGCAGAAACTGCCGGCTGGAGCTGCTGGAAGCAGAGGAAATCAATGACCGGATGGTTCTGCTGCAGCTGCACGGCGGCGGTTATGTGGCAGGCATGCGCAATGCCTACCGGGATTTCGCGGTGGCCTACAGCAGACTGGGCAGAGGTATCAGCGTATTGACACCGGATTACCGTGTGGGACCGGATCATCCCTACCCGGCTGCGCTGGAAGACGCGATTTACGCCTACAACTGGCTGATTGACCGGGGCTGGTTCCCGGAAGAAATCATAGTGGCCGGGGATTCGGCAGGAGGCGGTCTGGCCATGTGCCTGTGCCATTATCTGAAACGTCAGAACCGGAAGCTGCCCGGCGGACTGATTGCCATGTCACCCTGGACGGATATGACGGCTTCCGGAGAGTCGTATGTCCTGAATTATCACAATGACCCGCTGTTTGGAAACACCCAGGACAGCATGCTGTACAATCGGGAGTATTCCCAGGCAAATGATCTGACCAATCCGTTTCTTTCGCCGCTGTATGGTGATTTTCACGGATTTCCTCCGATGCTGATTCAGGTGGGAAGCTATGAGATGCTCCTGAGTGATTCGGAACTGGTGGCGGAAAAAGCAAAAAAAAGCGGAGTCAAAGTACGGCTGAGCATCTACGACGGCATGTTTCATGTGTTTCAGATGGCCATGCGCATGATGCCGGAATCCCGCAGGGCATGGGCAGAGATTGGCAGATATCTGGAAATTATGATGCCGGAATAG
- a CDS encoding DUF6320 domain-containing protein: MKKCENCGIILLDPSSLCPLCKTVVTEEHWNGEEIPAVEPVFPYADRGRRRMRFALNIYTYAAIVVEILLCVMNLYLHHRMWWTILVGGCMVYGYFTLRISMHSAISHKVKIAIQSLLAFLLVLLLDGLLGYRGWALNYVYPFYLAAMDISILILMFIHKTEWQSYIFLQIMVIGLALVPFALRFLGTGLIWRMLPFGGVLFGVIVIFAGTIVLGGTRARSELRRRFHM; encoded by the coding sequence ATGAAAAAATGTGAAAACTGCGGAATCATTCTGCTGGATCCTTCCAGCCTTTGTCCTCTCTGCAAGACAGTCGTTACGGAAGAGCACTGGAATGGTGAGGAGATTCCGGCAGTGGAGCCGGTGTTTCCCTATGCGGACCGAGGCAGGCGGAGGATGCGTTTCGCCCTGAATATCTATACCTATGCGGCCATTGTTGTGGAAATCCTGCTGTGTGTGATGAATCTGTATCTGCATCACAGAATGTGGTGGACCATACTGGTGGGCGGCTGTATGGTGTACGGATACTTTACCCTGCGGATTTCCATGCACAGCGCAATCAGCCATAAAGTGAAAATAGCGATTCAGTCGCTGCTGGCATTTCTGCTAGTGCTTTTGCTGGACGGCCTGCTGGGTTACCGCGGCTGGGCGCTGAATTATGTGTACCCGTTTTATCTGGCAGCGATGGATATCTCCATACTGATCCTGATGTTTATTCACAAAACAGAATGGCAGAGCTATATTTTTCTGCAGATTATGGTGATCGGACTGGCTTTGGTGCCGTTTGCGCTTCGTTTTCTCGGGACTGGCCTGATCTGGCGGATGCTTCCGTTCGGCGGCGTACTGTTTGGCGTTATCGTGATTTTTGCCGGGACCATTGTGCTGGGCGGCACCCGGGCCCGCAGCGAATTAAGACGCAGATTTCATATGTAA
- a CDS encoding YlmH/Sll1252 family protein — protein sequence MKQEAAAFQKRIRDLADRSCRENRYVFTDFLTLEEQSEVLNMKQELAYVDFALYGGTEACERKMLRFGSEAQLGYSVEFPICCLRIEPRMKKFADPLIHRDFLGALMHLGIRRDVLGDIFVREKCAWLFCEEQMSSFIRDNLIKVRHTYVQCRESAEIPEEAAPVLQPQELIVASTRADVLVAKICRLSRSQSVELFREKKIFINGYLYENNSGMLKPGDVISIRGFGKLIYDGEKAVTRKGSHRIAVRRYI from the coding sequence ATGAAGCAGGAAGCTGCGGCATTTCAAAAGAGAATCAGGGATCTGGCAGATCGCAGCTGCCGGGAGAATCGTTACGTTTTTACTGATTTTCTGACACTGGAAGAACAGTCAGAAGTTCTGAATATGAAACAGGAACTGGCTTATGTGGATTTTGCGCTGTACGGCGGCACAGAGGCCTGTGAGCGGAAGATGCTTCGCTTCGGAAGCGAGGCACAGCTGGGATATTCCGTGGAATTCCCTATTTGCTGTCTGCGGATCGAACCGCGGATGAAAAAGTTTGCAGATCCACTGATTCATCGGGATTTTCTGGGTGCGCTGATGCATCTGGGAATTCGGCGGGATGTGCTGGGAGATATTTTTGTCCGGGAGAAGTGCGCCTGGCTCTTCTGCGAGGAGCAGATGAGCAGTTTTATCAGGGACAATCTGATCAAAGTGCGCCATACCTATGTGCAGTGCCGGGAAAGCGCTGAAATTCCGGAAGAAGCAGCACCGGTGCTGCAGCCCCAGGAACTGATCGTAGCAAGTACGCGGGCGGATGTGCTGGTGGCAAAGATCTGCCGCCTGTCCCGCAGCCAGAGTGTGGAACTGTTTCGGGAAAAGAAAATATTTATCAACGGATATCTGTATGAAAATAACAGCGGCATGTTGAAACCGGGAGATGTGATTTCCATCCGCGGATTCGGAAAGCTGATCTATGACGGAGAGAAAGCGGTGACCCGCAAGGGAAGCCATAGAATTGCCGTCCGCAGATATATCTGA
- a CDS encoding YbjQ family protein, producing the protein MLLVTTETIPGKELELLGMVEGCMIQSKHIGKDIGQSLKTMVGGELKSYTAMMAEAKDTARQRMRAEAEKLGADAVVGVRYTTSAIVQGAAEVIAYGTAVRCR; encoded by the coding sequence ATGCTGCTTGTTACAACAGAGACGATCCCCGGGAAAGAACTGGAACTGCTGGGTATGGTGGAAGGCTGTATGATCCAGAGCAAACACATCGGCAAAGATATCGGACAGAGCCTGAAAACCATGGTCGGCGGGGAACTGAAGTCTTATACCGCCATGATGGCAGAGGCAAAAGATACGGCGCGGCAGCGAATGCGGGCAGAAGCGGAAAAACTGGGCGCAGACGCGGTAGTGGGTGTGCGTTATACGACATCGGCGATTGTGCAGGGAGCGGCTGAGGTGATTGCGTACGGCACAGCGGTTCGCTGCCGCTAA
- a CDS encoding V-type ATP synthase subunit D translates to MRTLATINPTRMELTRQKRKLVTAVRGHKLLKDKRDELMRQFLDLVRENMELRKKVEKGIASANVNFVVAKSAMSEQGLHTALMAPKQEVYLECGKKNVMSVDVPVFEYKTRSADENDIYSYGFAYTSSDLDDAVKSLYDILPDMLALAEKEKACQLMSAEIEKTRRRVNALEHVIIPEAQKNIKYITMKLDENERSTQIRLMKVKDMVLEDAHGYSKKQEEEGRELLAEASRR, encoded by the coding sequence GTGAGAACGCTGGCTACCATTAATCCGACCCGAATGGAGCTGACCCGCCAGAAGAGAAAACTGGTGACAGCCGTTCGCGGACACAAATTATTAAAAGACAAACGGGACGAACTGATGCGCCAGTTTCTGGATCTTGTCAGAGAAAACATGGAGCTGCGGAAAAAAGTGGAAAAAGGCATTGCGAGCGCAAATGTAAATTTTGTCGTAGCCAAATCCGCCATGTCCGAGCAAGGACTCCATACCGCTCTGATGGCTCCAAAACAGGAGGTATATCTGGAGTGCGGCAAAAAGAACGTCATGAGTGTCGATGTGCCGGTTTTTGAATACAAGACCAGGTCAGCGGATGAAAATGATATTTATTCCTACGGATTTGCCTATACGTCCAGTGATCTGGATGATGCGGTAAAATCGCTGTATGATATTCTGCCGGATATGCTGGCTCTGGCGGAAAAGGAAAAAGCATGCCAGCTGATGTCGGCGGAAATCGAAAAAACCCGCCGCCGTGTAAACGCGCTGGAACACGTAATTATTCCGGAAGCGCAGAAAAATATCAAATACATCACAATGAAACTGGATGAAAATGAGCGAAGCACACAGATCCGTCTGATGAAAGTCAAAGATATGGTGCTGGAAGACGCGCACGGTTATTCAAAGAAGCAGGAAGAAGAAGGCAGGGAACTGCTTGCCGAAGCTTCCCGTCGGTAA
- a CDS encoding V-type ATP synthase subunit B — protein sequence MPKEYRTIQEVAGPLMLVRGVEDVGYDELAEIELVNGEKRRCKVLEIDGGDAVVQLYEASTGINLSNSKVRFLGRSMELGVSADMLGRVFDGMGRPIDGGPEIIPDERRDINGLPMNPAAREYPNEFIQTGVSAIDGLNTLVRGQKLPIFSASGLPHAQLAAQIARQAKVRGTGEQFAVVFAAMGITFDESNYFVESFKETGAIDRTVMFVNLANDPAVERISTPRLALTAAEYLAFEKDMHVLVILTDITNYADALREVSAARKEVPGRRGYPGYMYTDLATLYERAGRMRGKEGSITMIPILSMPEDDITHPIPDLTGYITEGQVILSRELYRKGITPPIDVLPSLSRLKDKGIGEGKTRGDHSNTMNQLFAAYARGKEAKELMVILGEAALSDMDILYAKFADAFEEKYISQGYDNNRDIEETLDIGWELLRLLPRSELKRIDDKYLDQYYDPE from the coding sequence ATGCCGAAAGAGTATAGAACCATACAGGAAGTTGCCGGACCGCTGATGCTGGTACGCGGCGTAGAAGATGTAGGTTATGATGAACTTGCGGAAATTGAACTGGTAAACGGCGAAAAACGCCGCTGCAAAGTGCTGGAAATCGACGGCGGAGACGCTGTGGTACAGCTTTACGAAGCATCCACCGGTATCAATCTTTCCAACAGTAAAGTCCGTTTCCTGGGACGAAGCATGGAACTGGGAGTATCCGCGGATATGCTGGGACGTGTCTTCGACGGCATGGGCCGGCCGATTGACGGCGGCCCGGAGATTATTCCGGACGAACGGCGGGATATCAACGGCCTTCCGATGAATCCGGCAGCCCGGGAATACCCGAATGAGTTTATCCAGACCGGTGTATCCGCGATCGACGGACTGAATACACTGGTACGTGGACAGAAGCTGCCGATTTTCTCGGCATCCGGTCTTCCCCATGCCCAGCTGGCGGCACAGATTGCCAGACAGGCAAAGGTACGGGGTACCGGCGAGCAGTTCGCGGTTGTATTTGCCGCTATGGGTATCACATTTGATGAGTCCAACTATTTTGTGGAATCCTTTAAGGAAACCGGCGCCATTGACCGTACCGTAATGTTTGTCAATCTGGCAAATGATCCGGCGGTAGAGCGTATTTCCACACCTCGTCTTGCGCTGACGGCAGCAGAATACCTGGCCTTTGAGAAGGATATGCATGTACTGGTTATCCTGACGGATATTACGAACTACGCGGATGCGCTGCGTGAAGTGTCTGCGGCCAGAAAGGAAGTTCCGGGACGCCGCGGCTATCCGGGTTATATGTATACCGACCTTGCCACCCTGTATGAACGCGCCGGCCGTATGAGAGGAAAAGAAGGAAGCATCACCATGATCCCTATCCTTTCCATGCCGGAGGATGATATCACCCATCCGATCCCTGACCTTACCGGATATATTACCGAAGGACAGGTGATCTTAAGCCGTGAGCTTTACCGCAAGGGCATCACGCCTCCGATTGACGTGCTTCCGTCCCTGTCCCGACTGAAGGATAAGGGAATCGGCGAAGGAAAGACCCGTGGAGATCATTCCAATACCATGAACCAGCTGTTCGCGGCATATGCCCGCGGCAAAGAGGCCAAAGAGCTGATGGTGATCCTGGGAGAGGCCGCGCTGTCAGACATGGATATCCTCTATGCGAAATTCGCGGATGCTTTTGAGGAAAAATACATTTCCCAGGGATATGACAACAACCGTGATATCGAGGAAACGCTGGATATCGGCTGGGAGCTGCTGCGTCTGCTTCCGAGAAGCGAGCTGAAACGTATCGATGACAAGTATCTGGATCAGTACTATGATCCGGAATAA
- a CDS encoding V-type ATP synthase subunit A → MSKGTIKKIAGPLVIAEGMRDANMYDVVRVSEQRLIGEIIEMHGDQASVQVYEETSGLKPGEPVESTNAPLSVELGPGLISSIYDGIQRPLDAIMEVSGGGSLKRGVEVPSLNREAKWDFVATAAAGDRVIGGDVLGTVQETPVVEQKIMVPNGVEGTIKSIRSGQYTVTDTVAVIETAAGDQEVTLMQKWPVRVGRPYKQKTPTNKPLITGQRVIDTFFPIARGGVAAVPGPFGSGKTVIQHQLAKWAEADIVVYIGCGERGNEMTDVLNEFPELKDPRTGESLMQRTVLIANTSDMPVAAREASIYTGITIAEYFRDMGYSVALMADSTSRWAEALREMCGRLEEMPGEEGYPAYLGSRLAEFYERAGSVVSCGTEGREGALSVIGAVSPPGGDISEPVSQATLRIVKVFWGLDADLAHKRHFPAINWLNSYSLYLDNVSGWFNDNVSEDWMSNRQELMNLLQDEASLDEIVKMVGMDALSASDRLKMEAARSIREDFLHQNSFHDVDTYTSPKKQLLMMRLVLAYYEKAREALEQGTGINQLINLGVREDIGRFKYTTEDKIDETYKEVLDKLSKEISAVCGKEDL, encoded by the coding sequence ATGAGCAAAGGAACGATAAAAAAGATCGCCGGACCGCTTGTTATTGCGGAAGGAATGCGTGACGCCAATATGTATGACGTGGTGCGCGTCAGCGAACAGCGGCTGATCGGCGAGATCATTGAAATGCACGGAGATCAGGCTTCCGTGCAGGTATATGAGGAGACATCCGGATTAAAGCCGGGAGAACCGGTGGAATCCACAAATGCCCCCCTGTCTGTAGAACTTGGACCGGGACTGATCTCCAGTATTTATGACGGTATTCAGCGTCCGCTGGATGCCATCATGGAGGTGTCCGGCGGCGGCAGCCTGAAACGAGGCGTTGAGGTGCCGTCCCTGAACCGGGAAGCCAAATGGGACTTTGTGGCTACAGCCGCAGCCGGCGACCGGGTGATCGGCGGAGATGTGCTGGGGACCGTGCAGGAAACCCCGGTTGTGGAACAGAAGATTATGGTGCCGAACGGAGTGGAAGGAACCATCAAATCCATCCGTTCCGGTCAGTATACGGTAACTGATACCGTGGCTGTCATTGAGACGGCGGCAGGGGATCAGGAAGTGACCCTGATGCAGAAATGGCCGGTCCGTGTGGGACGTCCGTACAAGCAGAAAACTCCCACCAACAAACCGCTGATTACCGGTCAGCGTGTCATTGACACCTTTTTCCCCATTGCCCGCGGCGGTGTTGCTGCTGTACCGGGACCCTTCGGAAGCGGCAAGACAGTGATCCAGCATCAGCTGGCAAAATGGGCAGAAGCAGACATTGTCGTTTATATCGGCTGCGGCGAGCGCGGCAATGAGATGACAGATGTACTGAACGAGTTCCCGGAGCTGAAGGATCCGCGTACCGGCGAATCCCTGATGCAGCGGACGGTTCTGATCGCCAATACTTCCGATATGCCGGTGGCAGCCCGGGAGGCTTCCATTTATACAGGCATTACGATTGCGGAATATTTCCGTGATATGGGCTACTCAGTGGCACTGATGGCCGATTCCACCTCCCGCTGGGCAGAGGCGCTGCGAGAGATGTGCGGCCGTCTGGAGGAGATGCCCGGTGAGGAAGGATATCCGGCTTATCTGGGAAGCCGTCTGGCAGAGTTCTATGAGCGTGCCGGAAGCGTGGTTTCCTGCGGCACAGAAGGCAGAGAAGGCGCACTGTCGGTCATCGGGGCGGTATCGCCTCCGGGCGGTGATATTTCCGAGCCTGTATCCCAGGCGACACTGCGGATTGTCAAAGTGTTCTGGGGACTGGACGCGGATCTGGCCCACAAACGGCATTTCCCGGCAATCAACTGGCTGAACAGCTATTCGCTGTATCTGGACAATGTATCCGGCTGGTTCAATGACAATGTGTCGGAAGACTGGATGAGCAACCGGCAGGAGCTGATGAATCTTCTGCAGGATGAGGCTTCCCTGGATGAAATCGTTAAGATGGTAGGTATGGACGCGCTGTCCGCTTCTGACCGTCTGAAGATGGAAGCCGCCCGCTCCATCCGTGAGGATTTCCTGCATCAGAACTCCTTCCATGATGTGGATACCTACACATCTCCGAAGAAGCAGCTGCTGATGATGCGCCTGGTGCTGGCTTATTACGAGAAAGCCAGAGAAGCGCTGGAACAGGGAACCGGAATCAATCAGCTGATCAATCTCGGCGTACGGGAGGATATCGGCCGTTTCAAATACACCACAGAGGATAAGATAGACGAGACTTACAAAGAGGTACTGGATAAACTGAGCAAAGAAATCTCAGCAGTATGCGGAAAGGAGGACCTGTAA
- a CDS encoding V-type ATP synthase subunit F, protein MYKIAVLGPYDSIYGFATLGLDIFAVSSAEEGEEKLRRLAEGEYAVIYITEGLAAEISHEIERYAEQVMPAIILIPGIAGNTGAGIQNVKNSVEKAVGSDILFGNE, encoded by the coding sequence ATGTATAAGATAGCAGTTTTGGGACCGTATGACAGTATTTACGGATTCGCCACACTGGGTCTTGATATATTTGCCGTATCCAGTGCGGAAGAAGGCGAAGAAAAATTAAGAAGACTGGCAGAAGGTGAGTATGCAGTCATATATATTACCGAAGGACTCGCGGCGGAAATCAGTCATGAAATCGAACGGTATGCCGAGCAGGTAATGCCGGCCATTATCCTGATTCCGGGGATCGCGGGAAATACGGGAGCCGGGATACAGAATGTCAAGAATTCTGTGGAAAAAGCAGTCGGCTCGGATATTCTTTTCGGTAATGAATAA
- a CDS encoding V-type ATPase subunit, whose product MSNLDYTFAVARIRALEKNLFDASVIEQLMNCKNQESCLQLLTEKGWGDTLASGAAAEEILAAETEKTWDVIRQLNVDAHVFDVLLYAHLFHNLKAAVKQVCTEGSNPYIFYDDTSISGEEMMEIVREKRFNKLPVNMSKAAEEAYETLLHTRDGQLCDMIIDRATLDAIYETGRHSAEDIIRDYAESAVAVADIKIAVRCARVHKNLDFIEKALAPCGSMNVAELARAAANGEEAVKNFISGTIYRDAVPALEESLSAFERWYDNRIIDTIRPQKYVSFSVGPVVAYVLARENEIKTVGIILSGKANQLPEDSIRGRIREMYV is encoded by the coding sequence GTGAGTAATCTGGATTACACTTTTGCGGTTGCGCGTATACGGGCACTTGAAAAGAATCTTTTCGATGCTTCGGTGATTGAACAGCTGATGAACTGTAAGAATCAGGAATCCTGTCTGCAGCTGCTGACGGAAAAAGGCTGGGGCGATACCCTGGCTTCCGGCGCGGCAGCAGAGGAGATACTGGCAGCCGAGACAGAAAAGACCTGGGATGTGATTCGTCAGCTGAACGTAGACGCCCATGTGTTTGATGTGCTGCTTTACGCGCATCTGTTTCACAATCTGAAGGCTGCGGTCAAGCAGGTATGCACAGAGGGATCCAATCCGTATATTTTTTATGATGACACATCGATTTCCGGTGAGGAAATGATGGAGATTGTACGGGAAAAACGATTCAATAAGCTGCCGGTAAATATGTCAAAAGCAGCGGAAGAAGCATACGAAACCCTGCTTCATACAAGAGACGGACAGCTGTGTGATATGATTATTGACCGTGCCACATTAGACGCAATCTACGAAACAGGGCGTCACTCCGCGGAGGATATCATCAGAGATTACGCGGAATCAGCAGTGGCAGTGGCAGATATTAAGATCGCGGTGCGATGCGCCAGAGTACACAAAAATCTTGATTTTATTGAAAAGGCACTTGCTCCCTGCGGCAGTATGAATGTGGCGGAACTGGCCCGCGCGGCAGCCAACGGAGAAGAAGCGGTAAAGAACTTTATCTCCGGGACCATATACCGGGATGCTGTGCCGGCTCTGGAGGAATCACTTTCCGCATTTGAGCGCTGGTATGACAACCGTATTATCGATACGATCAGACCGCAGAAATATGTTTCGTTTTCCGTCGGACCGGTAGTGGCATACGTGCTGGCCAGGGAAAATGAGATCAAAACGGTGGGAATCATTCTTTCCGGCAAAGCAAATCAGCTGCCGGAAGACTCCATCCGGGGAAGGATAAGGGAAATGTATGTATAA
- a CDS encoding V-type ATP synthase subunit E has translation MAGLNEIIDQILKEGQVSADSITAKARAQAEQIKKEAGEEAARQEKTIAAKSRQDVISYGERIKSNADLQRRTALLTAKQEIISEVLQKAYEKFCKQDDRTYFETLKKMVRLYAEAQNGEICFSKEDVQKMPKGFMEEVSAIAAEKGGTLKLSGETRPIEKGFVLIYGGVEENCTFRALFDAKQNDLTDLIHKEIFL, from the coding sequence ATGGCGGGACTTAACGAAATAATAGATCAGATTCTGAAAGAAGGACAAGTCTCAGCAGATAGCATTACAGCCAAGGCCAGAGCACAGGCAGAGCAGATTAAGAAGGAAGCAGGGGAGGAAGCAGCCCGGCAGGAAAAAACCATCGCGGCAAAATCCCGGCAGGATGTGATTTCCTATGGGGAACGGATCAAATCCAACGCGGATCTGCAGAGAAGAACCGCACTGCTGACCGCAAAACAGGAAATCATTTCCGAAGTGCTGCAGAAAGCTTATGAAAAGTTCTGCAAACAGGATGACAGGACCTATTTCGAGACCTTAAAGAAGATGGTTCGTCTGTATGCGGAAGCACAGAACGGAGAAATCTGTTTTTCGAAAGAAGATGTGCAGAAAATGCCGAAGGGCTTTATGGAAGAAGTCAGCGCGATTGCCGCAGAGAAGGGCGGAACGCTGAAACTTTCCGGCGAAACCAGGCCCATCGAAAAAGGCTTTGTACTGATCTACGGCGGTGTGGAAGAGAACTGTACGTTCCGGGCACTGTTTGATGCAAAACAAAACGACCTGACAGATCTGATTCACAAAGAGATATTTTTATAA
- a CDS encoding V-type ATP synthase subunit K, which translates to MEYLGLALALAGAACAVLFAGAGSAMGCGIAGQAAAGVISEDPNKFAKVLIMQLLPGTQGIYGLLIGFIALSKIGLLGGGYADISWTTGLLMLGSCMPIGIVGLVSGKYQGMCAAASIGVVARNEEQFGKAMLFPAMVETYAILALLISVLTVSAVKI; encoded by the coding sequence ATGGAATATTTAGGACTTGCTTTGGCACTGGCAGGCGCAGCTTGTGCAGTATTATTTGCAGGCGCAGGATCGGCAATGGGATGCGGTATCGCAGGCCAGGCAGCTGCCGGAGTTATTTCTGAAGATCCGAACAAATTTGCGAAAGTACTGATCATGCAGCTGCTTCCCGGTACACAGGGTATTTACGGACTGCTGATCGGATTTATCGCTTTATCCAAGATTGGTCTGTTAGGCGGCGGTTACGCGGATATCAGCTGGACCACCGGTCTTCTGATGCTTGGTTCCTGTATGCCGATTGGTATCGTAGGTCTGGTATCCGGCAAATATCAGGGCATGTGTGCCGCAGCTTCCATCGGCGTCGTTGCCCGCAACGAAGAGCAGTTCGGTAAAGCAATGCTGTTCCCGGCTATGGTTGAGACCTACGCAATCCTTGCACTTCTGATTTCTGTATTAACCGTCAGCGCAGTTAAGATCTGA